One genomic region from Delphinus delphis chromosome 14, mDelDel1.2, whole genome shotgun sequence encodes:
- the GPR31 gene encoding 12-(S)-hydroxy-5,8,10,14-eicosatetraenoic acid receptor, which translates to MLPPNCSVAHSYAAEVSTALLLLLECCLGTLGNAVALWTFFFRLKVWKPYAVYLFNLVLADLLLAACLPFHAAFYLRQKTWGLGRASCQGMLFLRSLCRGAGVAFLTAVALDRYLRVVHSRLKVNLLSVRAAWGISVLVWLVTAALTHQSVFLSEAECPSSEPRTESSFSLVWQEALSFLQFILAFGLILFCSAGVIRTLQKRLRDPHKQPKLQRAQALVAMVGVLFTLCFLPSFLARILLAIFRGALSCGVLSSMVHAADVTGSLTYLQGVLNPVVYCFSNPAFRRSYRKLFYTLTLRARKQEAEAPGCELRDSYS; encoded by the coding sequence ATGCTGCCACCCAACTGCTCGGTGGCGCACAGCTACGCGGCGGAGGTGAGCACGgccttgctgctgctgctggagtgTTGCCTGGGCACGCTGGGCAACGCCGTGGCGCTCTGGACCTTCTTCTTCCGTCTGAAGGTGTGGAAGCCCTACGCCGTCTACTTGTTCAACCTGGTCCTAGCAGACCTCCTGCTGGCTGCCTGCCTGCCCTTTCACGCCGCCTTCTACCTGCGGCAGAAGACCTGGGGCTTGGGACGTGCGTCTTGCCAAGGGATGCTCTTCTTGCGGTCCCTGTGCCGTGGGGCGGGTGTCGCCTTCCTCACCGCCGTGGCCCTGGACCGCTATCTCCGGGTGGTCCACTCGCGGCTCAAAGTCAACCTTCTGTCCGTGCGGGCGGCCTGGGGGATCTCGGTCCTGGTCTGGCTCGTGACGGCAGCCCTCACTCACCAAAGCGTGTTCCTCTCTGAGGCCGAGTGCCCCAGTTCCGAGCCCAGGACGGAGTCCTCCTTCAGCCTCGTCTGGCAggaagccctctccttcctccagtttATCCTCGCCTTCGGCCTCATCCTGTTCTGCAGCGCCGGCGTCATCAGGACTCTCCAGAAGCGGCTCCGGGACCCACACAAGCAGCCCAagctgcagagggcccaggcgCTGGTGGCCATGGTCGGGGTGCTGTTCACGCTGTGCTTTCTGCCCAGCTTCCTGGCCCGCATCCTACTGGCCATCTTCCGAGGGGCGCTCAGCTGCGGGGTCCTGAGCTCCATGGTCCACGCCGCCGACGTGACCGGCAGCCTCACCTACCTGCAGGGCGTGCTGAACCCCGTGGTGTACTGCTTCTCGAACCCCGCCTTCAGACGCTCCTACCGCAAGCTCTTCTACACCCTCACCCTCAGGGCCCGAAAGCAGGAAGCAGAGGCTCCCGGCTGTGAGCTCAGAGATTCTTACTCCTGA